The DNA region CATGTAGTTGTCGCAAACTATCATTCTACCCACATACTCGTAATCGTTCTTCAGCTTTATACGGACTACCGCATTCCTATAGCGTACCAGAACGTTAAGAGGCTTCTTACTAGGCTCGACCATTAGCCCACACACCCCCTTCTACAAGGAGGTAGAATAAAAAGATTTC from Candidatus Bathyarchaeota archaeon includes:
- a CDS encoding ribonucleoprotein; its protein translation is MVEPSKKPLNVLVRYRNAVVRIKLKNDYEYVGRMIVCDNYMNLILTDADEYKGNDPTAHYGNIFIRGNNILYIRLRS